From Pedobacter indicus, a single genomic window includes:
- a CDS encoding arylsulfatase, protein MAKIFILLIYPLLGIACSGATQTTESTPNVVLILVDDLGYADIGINGQKYIETPYLDQLAREGLVLTQFYSGSPVCAPSRSALMTGMHTGHTHIRGNKEIQPEGQEPILDSLVTIAEVLKSAGYTTGAFGKWGLGFINTEGDPLNQGFDRFYGYNCQRQSHRYFPPHLWDNDTMIKIPNNNPQNVEGYAPDIIQREALSFIETNANKPFFLFLPYTLPHAELVVPDDSLFKKYKGKFEEVPFQGNDYKQRETSTGYASQEYPKAAYAAMVNRIDVYVGQVMEKLKELGLEENTLVIFTSDNGPAKEGGADPDFFNSNGIFRGYKRDVYEGGIRVPFIAKWPGRIVSESKSDHIGAFWDLLPTLADIVSQDVPANIDGLSLLPAMTGEGEQEDHEYLYWEFHEQGGKQAVRKGKWKAVRLQVKTQADNAPIELYDLDEDPSEQYNIASKHPELVDEMLSIMKNARTESEIFPFLTMQ, encoded by the coding sequence ATGGCTAAGATTTTTATTTTGCTGATTTATCCGCTTTTGGGAATTGCGTGTTCAGGTGCGACTCAAACCACGGAGAGCACTCCAAACGTTGTATTGATCCTGGTGGACGATTTGGGATATGCGGATATCGGTATCAATGGCCAAAAATACATTGAGACTCCCTATCTGGATCAGCTGGCACGGGAAGGACTTGTTCTTACTCAATTCTATTCGGGTAGCCCGGTTTGCGCACCATCACGCTCTGCGCTAATGACCGGCATGCACACGGGGCATACTCATATACGAGGTAATAAAGAGATACAACCTGAGGGTCAGGAGCCAATTTTGGATTCATTAGTTACCATCGCAGAGGTATTGAAATCAGCTGGCTATACGACAGGGGCATTTGGTAAATGGGGGCTGGGCTTCATCAATACCGAAGGTGATCCATTGAATCAGGGTTTTGATAGATTTTACGGGTATAACTGTCAACGGCAGTCGCATCGATATTTCCCTCCTCATTTATGGGATAATGATACAATGATAAAGATACCAAATAACAATCCGCAAAACGTGGAAGGTTATGCACCAGATATCATCCAGCGTGAAGCCCTCAGTTTTATTGAAACCAATGCGAACAAACCTTTCTTTTTATTTTTACCTTACACCCTGCCGCATGCAGAATTGGTGGTACCAGACGATAGTCTGTTTAAGAAATATAAAGGAAAGTTTGAGGAAGTCCCTTTTCAGGGCAATGATTATAAGCAAAGAGAGACATCCACTGGCTATGCATCACAAGAATACCCTAAAGCTGCCTACGCAGCGATGGTTAATCGGATTGATGTGTATGTGGGACAAGTAATGGAAAAGTTGAAAGAGCTTGGTTTAGAAGAAAATACTTTAGTGATATTTACTAGTGATAATGGCCCGGCAAAAGAGGGCGGGGCTGATCCTGACTTCTTCAATAGCAATGGTATTTTTCGCGGCTATAAACGCGACGTTTATGAAGGCGGAATTCGAGTGCCTTTCATTGCCAAGTGGCCGGGAAGAATTGTTTCGGAGTCAAAAAGCGATCATATCGGAGCTTTTTGGGATCTGTTGCCAACACTTGCTGATATCGTCAGCCAAGATGTACCGGCAAATATCGACGGACTTTCTCTTTTACCCGCGATGACGGGAGAGGGAGAACAGGAAGATCATGAGTATCTATATTGGGAGTTTCATGAACAAGGAGGTAAGCAGGCTGTTCGAAAAGGTAAGTGGAAAGCAGTACGACTTCAGGTTAAAACACAAGCTGATAATGCGCCTATTGAACTTTATGATCTTGACGAAGACCCTTCGGAACAATATAACATAGCTTCCAAGCATCCAGAACTTGTAGATGAAATGCTATCCATAATGAAAAATGCCCGTACAGAGAGTGAAATATTTCCCTTTTTGACAATGCAATAA
- a CDS encoding GLPGLI family protein, whose amino-acid sequence MKYFITFVSILISFSAYAQNTGEVYKVTYQRSSHGKPLTNQSPLILYSSDTETVVASEAIIQGKAELPYERFFVDRANGSYLKQAFFQSGKQIVTSDAALLSKQNFTITDEKKEILGYECTKAVTSVNSNTIELWFTDKAPVKGAPSELGQDLGLVLEMVRNGNSAITAISVEKVKRIPNALRLPDLAEAVDDLSYKDLLWKSRFTNLSIFRNEQINFIAEPKSDSVLRFANGTIILKKVNVPAIQEGNSVFVELIEKSNGDAYDRTGTVFMIPTDRDISFLDGLTKDVSALSVYENGNGKEYRGVIRTEKYTPLVELMRFFTPFGVKQFNHIQLKGKNWQDSVSYRQDITELAPILTNQEVWIGTFIGNYDGGGHIVSLDLSIHPGRPDNSPAQKVVPLFNTLNVMEMAGQDYATMFDVEKGLEVKFTLPSDMKNVQLRFITTGHGGWGGGDEFVPKENAIFLDGAEVFSFTPWRTDCGSYRLYNPASGNFSNGLSSSDLSRSNWCPGTLTPPVFIDMGDLSAGEHVIRVQIPQGEPEGTSFSSWNVSGVLIGE is encoded by the coding sequence ATGAAATACTTTATCACCTTTGTTTCTATTCTGATATCTTTTTCTGCGTACGCGCAAAATACCGGAGAAGTTTATAAGGTTACCTATCAGCGAAGTTCACATGGTAAACCTTTGACAAATCAAAGCCCGCTTATCCTATATTCTTCAGATACAGAAACGGTAGTCGCGTCAGAAGCAATAATTCAAGGTAAGGCCGAACTCCCTTATGAGCGTTTTTTTGTCGATAGGGCAAACGGGAGTTATCTAAAGCAGGCTTTTTTCCAAAGCGGTAAACAGATCGTCACAAGTGATGCGGCGCTTTTATCAAAACAAAATTTTACAATTACTGATGAAAAGAAGGAGATTTTAGGTTATGAGTGTACAAAAGCGGTAACATCTGTAAATTCGAATACGATTGAATTGTGGTTTACTGATAAAGCACCTGTTAAAGGGGCTCCCTCAGAGCTCGGTCAAGACTTAGGGCTAGTTTTAGAAATGGTTAGGAATGGGAATTCTGCGATTACAGCGATAAGTGTGGAGAAAGTTAAGCGTATCCCCAATGCTTTGCGTTTGCCGGATTTAGCGGAGGCTGTTGATGATTTGAGCTACAAAGACCTCTTATGGAAAAGTCGTTTTACCAATTTATCGATATTTAGAAACGAGCAGATTAATTTTATCGCTGAGCCTAAGTCAGATAGTGTCCTACGTTTTGCCAATGGGACTATTATCCTGAAAAAGGTAAATGTACCAGCTATACAAGAAGGGAATAGTGTTTTTGTAGAATTAATAGAAAAATCAAATGGCGATGCATACGATCGGACCGGAACAGTATTTATGATCCCCACAGATCGTGATATTTCTTTTCTGGATGGACTGACGAAAGACGTCTCGGCTTTATCAGTTTATGAAAATGGTAATGGGAAAGAATACAGAGGCGTTATCCGCACTGAAAAATACACGCCGCTCGTTGAATTGATGCGCTTTTTTACTCCTTTTGGAGTTAAGCAATTCAACCATATCCAACTGAAAGGTAAAAATTGGCAAGATAGTGTGAGTTACAGACAGGATATTACTGAACTTGCACCCATTCTAACAAATCAAGAAGTATGGATCGGCACTTTTATTGGAAATTATGATGGCGGCGGGCATATTGTAAGTTTAGACTTGAGTATTCACCCTGGACGACCAGATAACTCCCCTGCTCAGAAAGTTGTTCCATTGTTTAATACATTAAACGTAATGGAAATGGCGGGACAGGACTACGCAACCATGTTCGATGTTGAGAAAGGGTTGGAAGTTAAATTTACACTGCCCAGCGATATGAAGAACGTGCAACTTCGTTTCATTACAACAGGCCATGGTGGTTGGGGAGGTGGAGATGAATTTGTCCCGAAAGAGAATGCTATTTTTCTTGATGGAGCAGAGGTCTTCAGCTTTACACCTTGGCGTACGGATTGTGGATCATACCGACTTTATAATCCAGCTTCGGGAAATTTTAGCAACGGCTTATCGTCGTCCGATTTAAGTCGGTCGAATTGGTGTCCAGGGACACTGACCCCACCAGTTTTTATTGATATGGGAGATCTTAGTGCAGGCGAACATGTCATCCGGGTACAGATTCCACAGGGTGAACCGGAAGGAACTAGTTTTAGTTCATGGAATGTGTCGGGAGTGTTGATTGGTGAGTAG
- a CDS encoding glycoside hydrolase family 20 protein: MNKLAILSILIGCLLPFTLFSQETLPLIPKPKKIEMGAGSFNLLSPNLQVSAFEEFMEVSELLKDHPFINFSEVELIKKRKKIPENGVRLILPEEGDKLDKDAYRIEVDSQGILITAWEAPQMINAIMTLVQISYLQESGNLIPALTLEDAPRFAYRGLHLDVSRHFFPISFLEKYIDLMAIYKLNRFHWHLTDGAGWRLEIKKYPELTQKAAWRNFSSWKDWWNSPRQYVEMGTPNAYGGFYTQEEARHLIDYAARKGITVIPEIEMPGHSEEVLAVYPNLSCSGQPYHNSEFCIGNEETFTFLTGVLDEVIDVFPSELIHIGGDEASKESWKTCPKCKKRMEEEGLENVDELQSYLIKRINDYVKSKGRKIIGWDEILEGGLAEGATVMSWRGEEGGIKAANSGHDVIMTPGAPMYFDSYQSNPMDQPEAIGGFTPLSRVYDYDPIPSDINDNNRKHIIGVQANLWTEYMPTQEHVEYMAYPRTLALSEVAWTSPEQKDWADFESRLQKHYMLLQRLNVNYYRPTYKPLIRAVYNDSTQTSRVTISSEQYHPTIRYTIDGSDPTAQSPVYVEPLELLKSTIVKSAVFADSVRLGAIDSLQVDIHRAIGKDVIYNNPWDTYEARGDSTLVNGVKGGLSYGDGEWQGFTKGGVDVTIDFERREELNSVSIRFMQVTGPGVYMPGQVTLEVSDNGKDFREWHTIKNNIPTTRARLTFKEFKFDLKGKMARYIRIKATNPQRGYLFTDEIIVY; this comes from the coding sequence ATGAATAAGTTAGCGATCCTATCAATACTAATAGGGTGTTTACTCCCGTTTACCCTGTTTTCACAAGAGACATTGCCTTTGATTCCTAAACCTAAAAAGATAGAGATGGGTGCGGGCTCGTTTAACTTGCTGTCTCCAAACCTTCAGGTGTCAGCGTTTGAAGAGTTCATGGAAGTTTCAGAGTTGCTTAAGGACCATCCATTTATCAACTTCTCAGAAGTTGAGCTTATTAAAAAGCGTAAGAAAATTCCTGAGAATGGGGTGCGGTTGATCCTTCCAGAAGAAGGTGATAAGCTTGACAAGGACGCTTATCGCATTGAAGTTGATTCGCAAGGAATTCTTATTACGGCTTGGGAAGCACCGCAAATGATTAATGCAATTATGACGCTTGTACAAATATCGTATTTGCAAGAATCTGGTAATTTAATTCCCGCCCTGACTTTGGAGGATGCTCCACGGTTTGCTTACCGAGGACTGCACTTGGATGTTTCGCGGCACTTTTTCCCAATTTCTTTTTTAGAGAAATATATTGATCTGATGGCCATTTATAAGTTAAACAGATTCCACTGGCATTTAACGGATGGCGCGGGATGGCGACTGGAAATAAAGAAATATCCTGAATTGACACAAAAAGCCGCCTGGAGAAATTTCTCATCGTGGAAAGATTGGTGGAATAGTCCTCGCCAATATGTCGAAATGGGGACTCCTAACGCATATGGCGGTTTTTATACACAAGAGGAAGCTAGACATTTGATTGATTATGCAGCAAGAAAAGGCATTACCGTTATTCCTGAGATAGAAATGCCTGGACATTCTGAAGAAGTTCTGGCGGTTTATCCGAACCTTTCATGTTCTGGGCAGCCCTATCATAATTCGGAGTTTTGCATCGGAAATGAGGAAACATTCACCTTTTTAACCGGCGTACTAGATGAGGTCATTGATGTATTCCCATCTGAGCTAATTCATATCGGTGGAGATGAAGCGAGTAAAGAGAGCTGGAAAACCTGTCCGAAGTGTAAAAAGAGAATGGAGGAAGAGGGATTGGAGAATGTAGATGAGTTACAGAGCTATCTTATTAAGAGAATCAATGATTATGTGAAATCGAAGGGACGGAAGATCATTGGTTGGGATGAGATTCTGGAAGGCGGTTTAGCGGAAGGAGCAACCGTAATGTCTTGGAGGGGAGAAGAAGGAGGTATAAAAGCTGCAAATTCAGGTCATGATGTGATCATGACTCCAGGGGCTCCGATGTATTTTGATTCTTATCAAAGCAATCCCATGGATCAACCGGAAGCAATAGGCGGATTTACGCCTTTGTCCAGGGTTTATGATTACGATCCGATCCCATCAGACATTAATGATAATAATCGCAAGCATATCATCGGAGTGCAAGCAAATCTGTGGACTGAGTATATGCCAACTCAAGAACATGTTGAATACATGGCTTACCCTCGTACACTCGCCTTATCCGAGGTCGCTTGGACTTCACCCGAACAAAAAGACTGGGCTGATTTTGAAAGCAGGCTACAAAAGCATTACATGCTTTTGCAGCGTTTGAATGTCAATTATTATCGACCAACTTACAAGCCACTAATTAGAGCAGTTTATAATGATAGTACACAAACTTCACGAGTAACAATATCATCCGAACAATATCACCCTACGATTCGATATACAATTGATGGTTCCGACCCAACGGCACAGTCGCCAGTATACGTCGAACCACTCGAGCTGCTAAAATCTACGATTGTTAAAAGTGCTGTGTTTGCTGACTCTGTACGTTTGGGTGCAATTGATAGTCTGCAGGTTGATATTCATCGTGCTATCGGAAAAGATGTAATCTATAATAATCCTTGGGATACTTATGAAGCCCGTGGTGATAGTACCTTGGTCAATGGTGTTAAAGGTGGGTTGAGCTATGGAGATGGTGAATGGCAGGGCTTTACGAAGGGAGGGGTAGATGTTACGATCGATTTTGAGAGAAGGGAGGAATTGAATTCAGTTTCTATCCGCTTTATGCAAGTAACAGGCCCTGGGGTTTATATGCCTGGTCAGGTAACCTTAGAAGTATCCGATAATGGAAAGGATTTTAGAGAATGGCATACGATAAAAAATAACATCCCCACCACTCGCGCACGCCTAACTTTCAAAGAATTTAAATTTGATTTAAAAGGTAAGATGGCTCGTTATATTCGAATTAAAGCTACCAATCCACAACGGGGTTATTTATTTACAGACGAAATTATTGTTTACTGA